A segment of the Neochlamydia sp. S13 genome:
TCATAGGAGCAAGCCTTATGGCTTTTCCCCTATTAAACTCTATTATTAAAGCGAGGGGCGACGAACCTTAAAACTTTTGATGGACTGTCTTTACAAAAGGGAATATGATAGTTTTAAGTCCATCTTATAATCGATGAGCAAATTTCTAGTTTCTTAGCTAAAAAAAGTAGAGTTTTGCTCTAATATTTTTATTCATTAACCTATAAAAAAGAGAGGAAATAATGAATTATATTTTTAGTTTGTTTACTTCATGTGGAGCCCCCTCCTATCAAGAATATGAGATTTTAGAAAAAAAAGATGAAGATAGAGGAATAGAAGAGTTGCGTCAGTGGATAGAGACTCACCCTGTTAATTCTTCCATTAAAATGTTAGAAAGCGCCAAAAAGCTTGATAAGTATACGAATGAATTGATGAAAAGCTTAAAAGAAGTACCTTTGACTACTTCTAACGTTGACCTATTGAAAGATCATTTGGTTCTTCTTGCTAAGCAAAATGACAGTGTAAGACGAAGATTAATAGACAAAATTTCTAATCTTAAAGGCGAAAAATCTCTCCTCGAAGATTTGCAAGTTAAATTGATTTTTACATGTGCTCATTAAAAATGTTAAAGAAGGAAGTGTGCTTTTACTTATACCAGCTCATGTCTAAGCAATAATTTAAACGGGCAATTTTTTACTGAGAGATGAAAAATCCCTACTTCCCGGCTCTTTCTAAAACCTTCCTGTTCTCCTATCTATCCTCTTTTTTCCTATTTCTTCCTATAAATTTTTCATTGTTAGGTGGGACCATAGGGATTCAAGCGATGAGAGCGAGACGCCCCCTGCTAAAGGGGGCGATGCCCATTATTCTTTATCCTCTTGTATACTTTTTTCCAACCTTTAATTTTTAGCTTACCAACCTAAACTTCATGCTTAAGCCGAATAAAATGTTAGAACAAAGCTTTGGCTAGTTGAACCACAAGGCGTGGTGCCTATAATAGTCACCCTAAATTCAGGTCCTGATCCTCTTGAAATTCCTGTGATTACCCCTGTTGTGGGATTAATGGATGAGCCAGAAGGTAATCCTGTGGCCGTAAAGGTGAAGGGCTCACCGTTTGGACTAAAAAAATGTCCTGTGACTTGATCTAAGGTATAGGGCTGACCACCAAGCATGGCCAAATTTACTGGATTTTCTAGGGGAGTCGATGTAGGCGGAGCACAGGGGAAGCTAATGGTAAAAGATTGACTTACACTTGCACAAGCATCACTAGCTGTAGCCGTGATGACAATGTTATATACCTGATTATCTTGTAAACCTATCCCTGAGATGAGGCCTGTCGTTGGATTAATACTTGCCCCTGCCGGTAATCCGGAGGCACTAAAAGTTAAAGCTCCTCCACTGGGGTTGCTAAAATAAGGGCTGATATCAAAGCTATAGGGCTCATTACCTAAAAAGATAAAATTAGGAATAGGAGAATAATTCAATTCATGGCAGGAGGGAGGCACAATCATTTTCTTTCTTTTTTCTTCCGCAATCGCTAACACTTCAGGCATATAAACTGCAGGTGCACTCACCCAGCCTGCTAAAGCAGGGTCACAATAGCAGGGGTTGCAGGCGTTGTTATCCATCTGTTTTTGTGTTCCAAAAGCGTAGGTAAGCTCGATACCTGCAGTGGTAAGGTTGGGAAGGTGAGATTTTCCTCGCGTATGTGCACCAAATAATCCTATAGTCAATCCTGTCCATTCAGGCTGAGACCAGCTTAAACGTACTTTTCCATAATTATAAGGGCGTTTAAATTCGGCTAAGAGATCAAGAAGAAAATGAGAAGCAATTTGTTGTTGATAGCCAAAGCTTGCCCCTAAGCCAGATAGATGTTTTCTAGATCTATATTTTCGACGGTAGCTTACGCTATCAAAATCTGCATCTACCTGAAAGCGGCTGGAATACCAAGGGGTTATGATTATCCCTAGGGAGCCTCCATAGCTGCTAGAGCCAGCAATACGGCGCCAGTAAAGAAAATCTTTACATCTCTTAGGCTTTAAATTGTGAGACGCGGCGTAAGAGTAATAGGCTGTAGCCTCCACCTTATTGAAAAACTGATGATAAAAATCATGTTGATACTTAGCTCCAAGAGCATACTGATGCATCCACCGTTCTTTTTTCCCGGTGGAAAAACGATAGCCTAATCTTTGTGTTAAATATTCAGCTGAAAGCTTGAATCGATCTTCATGGCTGTAGAGCCAACCTACTGTTCCATTGGCACGATAATTCCTTCTGCCTACTTCCCCAAAAAAAGCTATAGCCGTTTCATCGGTGGCAGGGCGAGGCGCCAAGGCTAATTTAAAAGTAGGAATCAAGGCGTTGTGGGTTCTTCCTCTAGCATGGTCACAGCTTTGGCTGTACACATGGCTATAAGCTGCCATGATTACAAGCAAAAATATTAAAATTTTTTTCATTTTTTTTTACCCCTTACTTTTTTGAAATTTTCCTTTTAGAATATTTTTGCTTTTGGCGTCAAAGTTTTTTCTTAATAAAAGCTTAATTAGCGTGAGTTATCGGATAAGAAAACACTCTAAGTCTGCTTCAATTCTACCTAAACTGTAAGCCAACTCATTAAACATTTTGCCAAAAATATTTTTAGATAGATCAGAAACAGGGGCTTGGGTCTCCATATTTCCTGGCGTTAACATAGAAGCAAGAATTTCTCCTTTATCATTAATAATTAAATGTAGTTTGAATCCATAAAAGTACCTGGTAGAGGCTTTTCCTCTTTTGGCTATTTTTTTAAAAACTTGGAAGGGAGTGGATGCGACGATTATGGCACACTGCCAATAGAGTAGAAGAATCAATGAATGAAATGCCTATACACTCTCTTTAAGCAAGCTTGTGAATAAACAAAAAGGACAAATAAGCATGTTTTCATTAAAGTGAGGAACTTATGGTAGGAAAGAACATGAGGAAAATATGTCTTCAGCAAGGGAATGACCTGTCGCATAGAGTAATCTTTAAACGTTCTATAGCCACTTTTATGAAAAATGATGACAATAGTCATC
Coding sequences within it:
- a CDS encoding Ig domain-containing protein, translating into MKKILIFLLVIMAAYSHVYSQSCDHARGRTHNALIPTFKLALAPRPATDETAIAFFGEVGRRNYRANGTVGWLYSHEDRFKLSAEYLTQRLGYRFSTGKKERWMHQYALGAKYQHDFYHQFFNKVEATAYYSYAASHNLKPKRCKDFLYWRRIAGSSSYGGSLGIIITPWYSSRFQVDADFDSVSYRRKYRSRKHLSGLGASFGYQQQIASHFLLDLLAEFKRPYNYGKVRLSWSQPEWTGLTIGLFGAHTRGKSHLPNLTTAGIELTYAFGTQKQMDNNACNPCYCDPALAGWVSAPAVYMPEVLAIAEEKRKKMIVPPSCHELNYSPIPNFIFLGNEPYSFDISPYFSNPSGGALTFSASGLPAGASINPTTGLISGIGLQDNQVYNIVITATASDACASVSQSFTISFPCAPPTSTPLENPVNLAMLGGQPYTLDQVTGHFFSPNGEPFTFTATGLPSGSSINPTTGVITGISRGSGPEFRVTIIGTTPCGSTSQSFVLTFYSA
- a CDS encoding transposase, whose protein sequence is MILLLYWQCAIIVASTPFQVFKKIAKRGKASTRYFYGFKLHLIINDKGEILASMLTPGNMETQAPVSDLSKNIFGKMFNELAYSLGRIEADLECFLIR